One part of the Candidatus Borreliella tachyglossi genome encodes these proteins:
- a CDS encoding LysM peptidoglycan-binding domain-containing protein, with protein MMRKNKLLLLMLSVFALSLISCETPPEDANNKDAKISKSKEIKETGDVQRDIEEIKNEVIRERGNLFYSKEFNEAEKTEKEMKAKFAKGMTKEGNDIAIKALERYRSIARDTIEKKEKINYLKENIEKYLNDAEANEAYIWIPLEVDEVNNLYFEATRKYKVYDIENSLGMYSKAFNKAQQTAKRAKESRALKETDERMYKQLKALEAASNLPVYSNNKLIKPSPWNGRALIKDKGEYMNLLNLEGGTYLLGKVDFPLVLAYEEEAKEIKKADSTKFKTLQLIEKSRQLWEQGLEAKKLNNLRLANELFLDSARYLEAYQSYATRELYIIKIGNTLWGISKKLYNDPYLWPKIWFANRQKIQNPDIIYEDWKIIIPSK; from the coding sequence ATGATGCGTAAAAACAAGTTATTACTTTTGATGTTATCTGTATTTGCTCTTTCTCTCATCTCATGTGAAACCCCTCCAGAAGATGCAAATAATAAAGATGCCAAAATTTCGAAATCAAAAGAAATTAAGGAAACCGGAGATGTGCAAAGAGACATTGAAGAGATTAAAAATGAAGTCATAAGAGAGCGAGGGAACCTTTTTTATTCTAAAGAATTCAACGAAGCTGAAAAGACCGAAAAGGAAATGAAAGCAAAATTTGCAAAAGGTATGACTAAGGAAGGAAATGACATTGCTATCAAAGCACTAGAAAGATACAGAAGTATTGCCAGAGATACGATAGAAAAAAAAGAAAAAATAAACTACCTTAAAGAAAATATTGAAAAATACCTAAATGATGCTGAAGCCAATGAAGCATACATATGGATACCATTGGAGGTTGATGAAGTAAATAACTTATACTTTGAAGCAACAAGAAAATACAAAGTATACGACATTGAAAACTCTCTTGGAATGTATAGTAAAGCATTTAATAAGGCACAGCAAACAGCCAAACGAGCAAAAGAATCAAGAGCTCTTAAGGAAACAGATGAGAGAATGTATAAACAATTAAAAGCACTTGAAGCTGCTTCTAATCTTCCCGTTTACAGCAATAATAAACTCATTAAACCATCGCCATGGAATGGGAGAGCACTAATTAAAGATAAAGGCGAATATATGAACCTCTTAAATCTGGAAGGTGGGACTTATTTACTTGGAAAAGTAGACTTTCCATTAGTACTTGCCTATGAAGAAGAAGCCAAGGAAATAAAAAAAGCAGATTCAACTAAATTTAAAACACTCCAGCTTATTGAAAAATCCAGACAACTATGGGAGCAAGGGCTTGAAGCTAAAAAGCTCAACAATCTTAGACTTGCAAATGAATTATTCTTAGATTCTGCAAGATACTTAGAAGCTTACCAAAGCTATGCAACTAGGGAACTTTACATAATTAAAATTGGAAATACCTTGTGGGGAATTTCTAAGAAATTATACAACGACCCTTATTTATGGCCAAAAATTTGGTTTGCAAACAGACAAAAAATTCAGAATCCAGATATAATATACGAAGACTGGAAAATAATAATTCCTTCTAAATAA
- a CDS encoding SAM-dependent methyltransferase, whose translation MYDVDDEYSKRAKREGYFARSVYKLIEIDKRFSLFSPGNILDIGASPGSFSQYAYRKLKNGVLVAVDLQDVDLNFHSNFHFIKGDIYLEDVFQKIKIFAPYSLVLSDVAPKTTGNRLVDTSNSFNLNVRIVELASGILMIGGNLLIKIFQGGEEEQIFDKLKKCFRIVKKIRPKAIRKNSFEIYFLSKDFHALGVNI comes from the coding sequence ATGTATGATGTTGATGATGAGTATTCAAAAAGAGCTAAGAGAGAAGGATATTTTGCTCGATCTGTTTATAAGTTAATTGAAATTGATAAAAGATTTTCTTTGTTTTCTCCTGGTAATATATTAGACATTGGAGCATCTCCTGGCAGTTTTTCTCAATATGCTTATAGAAAGCTTAAGAACGGGGTACTTGTTGCAGTTGACCTTCAGGATGTGGATCTGAATTTTCATAGTAATTTTCATTTTATAAAGGGTGATATATATCTTGAAGATGTTTTTCAAAAAATCAAAATTTTTGCACCATATAGTTTAGTTTTAAGTGATGTAGCTCCTAAAACTACTGGTAATAGATTGGTTGATACAAGTAATTCTTTTAATTTAAATGTGAGAATAGTAGAATTGGCTTCTGGGATCTTGATGATAGGTGGAAATTTATTAATTAAGATTTTTCAGGGTGGAGAGGAAGAGCAAATTTTTGACAAACTTAAGAAGTGTTTCAGGATTGTTAAAAAGATTAGGCCTAAAGCTATTAGGAAGAATTCCTTTGAAATTTATTTTTTATCTAAAGATTTTCATGCATTAGGGGTAAATATTTAG
- a CDS encoding chemotaxis protein CheW encodes MFVKEKVRERKSQLQVACFKIGKESYGVGIEHIREVIKVPLEGIYAIPNVPDYITGIYNLRGNVIPLINLNVRFKIPSVYATEEDKLLTGYLIVKIKEKLLGIFVDKVLKVISFDEYRVQEPPATLQTLNRKYMSGVVRIDEENFESEYLILIDIEQIFDKSEFEDIPYKENDGR; translated from the coding sequence ATGTTTGTAAAAGAAAAAGTTAGGGAAAGAAAGTCTCAGTTACAAGTTGCATGTTTTAAGATAGGAAAGGAAAGTTATGGAGTTGGAATAGAACATATTAGGGAAGTGATCAAAGTACCCTTGGAGGGTATATATGCGATACCCAATGTTCCTGATTATATTACAGGTATTTATAATCTTAGAGGAAATGTTATTCCTTTAATAAATTTAAATGTTAGATTTAAAATTCCTTCAGTTTATGCAACAGAAGAGGATAAGCTCTTAACGGGATATTTGATAGTGAAGATTAAAGAGAAGCTTTTAGGAATATTTGTAGACAAGGTTTTAAAAGTCATTAGCTTTGATGAATATAGAGTGCAAGAACCTCCTGCAACTTTGCAAACTTTGAATAGAAAATACATGTCAGGTGTTGTTAGGATTGATGAGGAAAATTTTGAGAGTGAGTATTTAATTTTAATTGACATTGAGCAGATATTTGACAAGAGTGAATTTGAAGACATTCCATACAAGGAGAATGATGGAAGGTAG
- a CDS encoding NAD(+)/NADH kinase, which yields MEGRVLIYVNYSNTDAEVLGHEIQKYLEDRYGVLSVFASVSKSLDLLTEDNLIFAITLGGDGTVLLASSLLLKHDIDIPIISINLGKVGFLADIKPKDFKEVIDKFFNNSLVIQKRYLLNINAYHSGHKIFTKYALNDVIIRSSVLNKLICVNLMVNSEDFLSYRSDGIVFATPTGSTGYSFSAGGSILESDLEAFILTPISPHSVYNRSFVFSSGSKLSLSFQKKYTLNPASIFIDGVNLGKFEVDIIFELGLANKSLRFASFCTDTFVKRLKNKLL from the coding sequence ATGGAAGGTAGGGTTCTCATTTATGTGAATTATTCAAATACGGATGCTGAAGTTCTTGGTCATGAAATACAAAAATATTTAGAAGATAGGTATGGTGTTTTAAGTGTATTCGCCAGTGTTAGCAAATCTTTAGATCTATTAACGGAAGATAATTTGATTTTTGCAATAACTTTGGGTGGAGATGGTACAGTTTTGCTAGCTAGCAGTTTGCTCTTAAAGCATGATATTGATATTCCAATTATTTCAATAAATTTGGGTAAGGTGGGATTTTTAGCAGATATAAAGCCTAAGGATTTTAAAGAGGTAATAGATAAGTTTTTTAATAATTCTTTAGTTATTCAAAAAAGGTATTTGCTAAACATTAATGCTTATCACAGTGGACATAAGATATTCACCAAATATGCTTTAAATGATGTAATTATTCGGTCAAGCGTTCTTAATAAGTTAATCTGTGTGAATCTTATGGTTAATTCAGAAGATTTCCTTTCGTATAGGAGTGATGGCATAGTATTTGCGACACCTACAGGTTCGACTGGATATTCTTTTTCAGCAGGTGGGTCTATTTTAGAGTCAGATCTTGAGGCTTTTATATTAACACCTATTTCTCCGCACTCTGTTTATAATCGTTCTTTTGTTTTCTCAAGCGGAAGTAAGTTATCGCTTTCATTTCAAAAAAAATATACTCTAAATCCAGCATCGATTTTTATTGATGGGGTTAATCTGGGCAAATTTGAGGTTGATATTATTTTTGAATTGGGTCTTGCTAATAAGAGCTTGCGGTTTGCATCATTTTGCACAGATACTTTTGTTAAAAGACTTAAAAATAAGTTATTATAA
- a CDS encoding polyprenyl synthetase family protein, translating to MQNKLFLDNIEKNINALFLNENFLNLFKDKDLKLKFNIREGMTTAIQAPAIEIIKRGGKRIRPILMIVLAHALGHSNSDTENLYKLSLLLELPHSGSLIIDDIEDEAIKRRGGPAIHLIYGTDASINTANLIYFLPAKLIQTSNLKTSQKLAIYENFFTTLSNLHLGQGIDIELHNGAYVPSIEEYISLVELKTSSLFGMAGFLAGILTNNEKKAKNLYNTLLKLGTYFQIMDDIINIKSGIAGKDFGDDLIEGKKSLPIIYFLKEKNFDNKITQTLDKIRNKPINESKEEILKFKNMINSSSAIKDSLNLAMWYLNEFIEELNSYKLINKYKDMLIDISNKIKEENL from the coding sequence ATGCAAAATAAATTATTTTTAGATAATATTGAAAAAAATATTAATGCCCTATTCCTGAATGAAAATTTTCTAAATCTATTTAAAGATAAAGATCTAAAGCTAAAATTTAATATAAGAGAAGGTATGACAACCGCAATTCAAGCTCCAGCTATTGAAATAATAAAGAGGGGTGGCAAAAGAATAAGACCAATACTTATGATTGTCCTAGCACATGCACTAGGACACAGCAATAGCGATACCGAAAATTTATACAAACTAAGCCTACTACTTGAATTACCACATTCTGGAAGCTTAATTATTGATGATATTGAAGATGAAGCCATAAAAAGACGAGGAGGACCTGCTATTCACTTAATTTATGGAACAGATGCCAGTATTAATACCGCAAATCTAATTTATTTTCTGCCAGCAAAATTAATACAAACTTCTAATTTAAAGACAAGTCAAAAACTAGCAATTTACGAAAATTTTTTCACAACTCTTTCAAATCTTCATTTGGGACAAGGAATTGATATCGAGTTACATAATGGAGCATACGTCCCAAGCATTGAAGAATACATATCTTTAGTTGAACTTAAAACAAGTTCTCTTTTCGGAATGGCTGGTTTTTTAGCTGGAATACTTACAAACAACGAAAAAAAAGCAAAAAATCTTTACAATACTCTCTTGAAACTTGGAACCTATTTTCAAATAATGGATGACATTATAAATATTAAAAGTGGAATTGCGGGTAAAGACTTTGGAGATGACCTAATTGAAGGAAAGAAAAGTCTGCCTATAATATACTTTTTAAAAGAAAAAAATTTTGATAATAAAATAACTCAAACACTAGATAAAATTAGAAATAAACCTATAAATGAATCAAAAGAAGAAATATTAAAATTTAAAAATATGATTAATTCATCAAGTGCCATTAAAGATAGCTTAAATCTTGCCATGTGGTACCTTAATGAATTTATTGAAGAATTAAATTCGTATAAACTAATCAATAAGTATAAAGACATGCTAATAGATATTTCAAACAAAATAAAAGAGGAAAATTTATGA
- a CDS encoding DNA repair protein RecN, with protein sequence MLIELFIKNFVLIKEISIKLNKGLIALTGESGSGKSLLLSSIYYLFGGKLKDNIIMDGERECILLAKFRANSDARDYLFSKGILVEDSIIIKRVITFKSLDTFLSNYYINNEPISSIILKPVFDMLVEVHSQNQQYLILKNPSNNLKILDNYANLNAQLKEYKLAYEAYMEFSSDYDDFILKEKSQKENIEECERILNEIDSLDPKMGEEEILKGRLDELRNHESLCRALLSLKNTLSVSESTSALVEIKKIICDAEYLSSISNDYLELENRLKSSYYELEDIGQVYSKYLFSKTYDEMEIEAVESRLYELSRLKKKYGPNLEDVIGLRRRCDIIIHSALNFETERIDREKKLSSLLEKLKRLSSDISGVRRDAGLVFASGVTGILHKLNMSNAEFFVSVSDGEMSCTGVDDVEFLISSNLGLKAQPIYRIASGGELSRIMLAIKSVQNVDEDKLIIFDEIDSGIGGEAGVSLGKYLKGLSDNVQIFVVTHLANIASLADYHILVKKQYMQSKTYVQTSLLLDNDRVLEIARMLSGNVNNVSIKHAEELLRNDN encoded by the coding sequence ATGTTAATTGAACTTTTTATAAAAAATTTTGTTTTAATCAAAGAGATATCCATTAAACTAAATAAGGGTCTAATAGCACTCACAGGTGAATCTGGGAGTGGGAAAAGCTTATTGTTGTCATCAATTTATTATTTATTTGGTGGGAAGCTTAAAGATAATATAATTATGGATGGCGAACGGGAATGTATTTTACTTGCTAAATTTAGAGCAAATAGCGACGCTAGAGATTATTTATTTTCTAAGGGTATATTAGTAGAAGATTCAATTATTATAAAGAGAGTCATTACATTTAAATCTCTAGATACTTTTTTGAGTAATTATTATATTAATAATGAACCAATTTCTAGTATAATCTTAAAGCCAGTTTTTGATATGTTGGTTGAAGTTCATTCTCAGAATCAGCAGTATTTAATTTTGAAAAATCCCTCAAATAATCTAAAGATTTTGGATAATTATGCTAATTTAAATGCTCAACTGAAAGAGTATAAATTGGCTTATGAGGCCTACATGGAATTTTCAAGTGACTATGATGACTTTATTTTGAAAGAAAAATCACAGAAGGAGAACATAGAAGAGTGTGAAAGGATTCTTAATGAGATAGATTCTTTAGATCCCAAGATGGGAGAAGAAGAGATTTTGAAAGGTAGATTAGATGAACTTAGGAATCATGAATCTTTATGTAGGGCACTTTTAAGCTTGAAAAATACTTTAAGCGTAAGTGAGAGTACTTCTGCTTTAGTCGAGATAAAAAAGATAATATGCGATGCTGAATATCTTTCAAGTATTAGCAATGATTATCTTGAACTTGAAAATCGCCTTAAAAGTTCTTATTATGAACTTGAAGATATTGGACAAGTTTATAGTAAATATCTTTTTAGCAAAACTTATGATGAGATGGAGATTGAGGCAGTAGAGAGTAGGCTATACGAGCTTTCTCGTCTTAAGAAAAAATATGGACCAAATCTTGAAGATGTCATAGGATTAAGGAGAAGATGTGATATTATTATTCATTCAGCACTTAATTTTGAGACTGAAAGGATAGATAGGGAGAAAAAATTAAGTAGTTTGCTTGAAAAATTGAAGAGGTTATCATCTGATATTTCGGGTGTTCGAAGAGATGCTGGATTAGTATTTGCTTCTGGAGTCACAGGAATCTTACATAAGCTTAATATGAGTAATGCAGAGTTTTTTGTGTCAGTTTCTGATGGTGAAATGAGTTGCACAGGCGTTGATGATGTGGAATTTTTGATTTCTAGTAATCTTGGTTTGAAAGCTCAGCCAATTTATAGAATTGCATCTGGAGGTGAACTTTCAAGAATCATGTTGGCCATTAAGAGTGTGCAAAATGTTGATGAGGATAAGCTTATAATATTTGATGAGATCGATTCTGGGATAGGAGGTGAGGCTGGTGTGAGTTTGGGTAAATATTTAAAGGGACTATCAGATAATGTTCAAATATTTGTTGTTACACATCTTGCCAATATTGCAAGCCTTGCAGATTATCATATTTTAGTTAAAAAGCAATATATGCAGAGTAAGACATATGTTCAAACTTCTTTATTATTAGATAATGATCGTGTTTTAGAAATTGCTCGAATGCTTAGTGGGAATGTGAATAACGTTAGCATTAAACATGCAGAGGAGCTTTTAAGAAATGATAATTAA
- a CDS encoding BMP family ABC transporter substrate-binding protein, which produces MNKFLFFRIVWISISLICLFLFVYINFFKIRELKSSTKKKIALFIPGIISGSPSYKEMYDFLLEFKKNRNDVEVKLFEAGFNQSEWIELLEKLLNSLRYDFLITTNNVMQRIIDGISANYPYTKFLIFDSLVKNTNPQVYSLSYNVAEEAYILGYYVALFLKDSNLSNKNVALISGQEYPVMRDYIFPYFKKGIEEILDSMVFFRILGNWHDSNMAKVLSDSLILNSGVSVILPIVGSAVEGVLSSVRKHGMFAVLFDSENYLDNKDNIIGSGITNQRFYLEKVLNKALRGEIQYGTCEVLGLKKMGISFNFLNKFYVEKASAEVKKSLEDKIKEIDDTEITIDLE; this is translated from the coding sequence GTGAATAAATTTCTATTCTTTAGAATTGTTTGGATTTCTATTTCATTAATTTGCTTATTTTTATTTGTGTATATTAATTTTTTCAAAATTAGAGAGCTTAAATCTTCGACTAAGAAAAAGATTGCATTATTTATTCCTGGAATTATTAGTGGGTCACCCTCTTATAAAGAAATGTATGATTTTTTGCTTGAATTTAAAAAAAATAGAAACGATGTTGAAGTTAAGTTATTTGAAGCTGGGTTTAATCAAAGTGAATGGATAGAATTACTTGAGAAGTTATTAAATTCTTTAAGATATGATTTTTTGATAACAACAAATAATGTAATGCAAAGGATTATTGATGGAATTTCTGCAAATTATCCTTATACTAAATTCTTGATTTTTGATTCTTTGGTTAAGAATACTAATCCTCAAGTGTATTCACTCTCTTATAATGTTGCAGAAGAAGCTTATATATTAGGTTATTATGTAGCCCTATTTTTAAAAGATTCTAATTTATCCAATAAGAATGTTGCCTTGATTTCTGGGCAAGAGTATCCTGTTATGAGAGACTATATTTTTCCCTATTTCAAGAAGGGTATTGAAGAGATTTTAGACTCAATGGTGTTCTTTAGGATCTTAGGAAATTGGCATGATAGCAATATGGCAAAGGTTTTGTCTGACTCTTTAATTTTAAATTCAGGAGTTTCTGTAATTCTTCCGATTGTGGGTTCAGCTGTTGAGGGTGTGCTCTCGTCAGTTCGCAAGCACGGTATGTTTGCTGTTCTATTTGATAGTGAAAATTATTTGGATAATAAAGATAATATTATTGGTTCAGGCATTACAAATCAAAGATTTTATTTAGAAAAGGTCTTAAATAAAGCTCTCAGAGGCGAGATCCAATATGGGACTTGTGAAGTTCTTGGACTTAAGAAAATGGGGATTTCATTTAATTTTTTAAATAAATTTTATGTAGAAAAGGCTAGTGCAGAGGTTAAGAAAAGTCTTGAAGATAAGATTAAAGAGATAGATGATACTGAGATAACGATTGATTTAGAATGA
- a CDS encoding 5-formyltetrahydrofolate cyclo-ligase codes for MNIGLSKQAIRNEMTVLLRNYGIVKIAESSINISANLLKLIKNINTCQVLAYYPMKFEVQIHVFLNSLLDFNFEVFLPRVLGNCDMSFFKYFGNSSLRVGSFNLLEPISCIEFEINKASVILVPGLAFSSNTGHRVGRGGGFYDIFLQRDFFVKIGVCFDFQIFNFVPFCSHDIKVDAMISEKGVLFL; via the coding sequence ATGAACATAGGTTTGTCAAAACAAGCAATTAGAAATGAGATGACTGTTTTGCTCAGGAACTATGGGATAGTCAAGATTGCTGAATCCAGTATTAATATTTCTGCAAATTTGCTAAAATTAATTAAAAATATAAATACTTGTCAGGTATTAGCATATTATCCTATGAAATTCGAGGTTCAGATTCATGTATTCTTAAATTCTTTACTAGACTTTAACTTCGAAGTTTTCTTACCGCGAGTTTTGGGCAATTGTGATATGAGTTTTTTCAAATATTTTGGGAATTCCTCCCTTAGGGTTGGTAGTTTTAATTTACTTGAACCTATTTCTTGTATTGAGTTTGAGATTAATAAAGCTTCTGTTATATTGGTTCCAGGACTTGCATTTTCAAGTAATACTGGACATAGAGTTGGACGTGGTGGAGGATTTTATGATATATTTTTGCAAAGAGACTTCTTTGTAAAAATTGGTGTGTGTTTTGATTTCCAGATTTTTAATTTTGTGCCATTTTGTTCTCATGATATCAAAGTGGATGCTATGATTTCTGAGAAAGGTGTTTTATTTTTGTGA
- a CDS encoding ATP-binding cassette domain-containing protein, producing MIEFKNIVKSFPDLERPILDNVNLKIEEVKILTVIGRNGEGKSTLSKIMAGFIHFDSGDVFVNNKRQSNWNVDTAKKHGIYLVSQIPKLNMNLKVWEYLSIYWFDSKFFMPMNKSKTYRYYKWLRQFYNIAFDLEKRIQDLNIKEVYFLLIISSLKKNAKIIIFDESVAYFSKKEAKEFVILLKNLKRAGITSLFITHREIGDAIKFSDEFIILKDGKCFRSINKEVILSKLEVPIDKLISTNINRDESNEDFIKFNLFFQDFWKYDISFYLKRRGVLGIIAEEAAIKTWERLFLGEIPFVGCIKMNGYRYENINFYEMKAGFLPSGIGNLFADNSTILDSFLAKIMSFENEVFIKESTINRLKDFFKKDMGYSDEKILKTFYSKSFEFSGGTLKKLALFREKYITKSFLICFSPLSNLDYRVYSETSIFIRRFSKEKPVLLITPNLDEILLLSDDILAMRTGEVILRLKREHINKGRLKELLFI from the coding sequence ATGATAGAGTTTAAAAATATAGTAAAATCTTTTCCAGATCTTGAGAGACCTATCCTAGATAATGTTAATTTAAAGATTGAAGAAGTTAAAATTTTGACTGTCATTGGCAGGAATGGTGAGGGTAAGAGTACTTTATCAAAAATTATGGCTGGCTTTATTCATTTTGATAGTGGGGATGTCTTTGTAAATAATAAGAGGCAGTCAAACTGGAATGTAGACACGGCCAAGAAACATGGTATTTATCTTGTATCTCAAATTCCAAAACTTAATATGAACTTGAAGGTTTGGGAGTATCTTAGTATTTATTGGTTTGATTCTAAATTTTTTATGCCAATGAATAAATCTAAGACGTATAGATATTATAAATGGCTTAGGCAATTTTATAATATTGCGTTTGATCTAGAAAAGAGAATACAAGACTTAAATATTAAAGAGGTGTATTTCTTACTTATTATTTCTTCTCTTAAAAAAAATGCAAAGATTATTATTTTTGATGAGAGTGTAGCTTATTTTTCTAAAAAAGAGGCTAAAGAGTTTGTTATATTGCTTAAAAACCTTAAAAGGGCAGGAATTACTTCTCTTTTTATTACGCATAGAGAGATTGGTGATGCCATAAAATTTAGTGATGAATTTATTATTTTGAAAGATGGGAAATGCTTTAGATCAATAAATAAAGAGGTAATACTTAGCAAGCTTGAAGTGCCTATTGATAAACTTATTTCTACAAATATTAATCGTGATGAGTCAAATGAAGACTTTATAAAGTTTAATTTATTTTTTCAAGATTTTTGGAAGTATGATATTAGTTTTTATTTAAAAAGAAGAGGAGTTTTGGGAATTATTGCAGAAGAAGCGGCAATAAAAACATGGGAGAGATTATTTTTAGGAGAAATTCCATTTGTGGGATGCATAAAAATGAATGGGTATAGATATGAGAATATTAATTTTTATGAGATGAAGGCTGGGTTTTTGCCTTCAGGAATTGGTAATTTATTTGCTGATAATAGTACTATATTGGATAGTTTTTTGGCAAAGATAATGAGTTTTGAAAATGAAGTATTCATTAAAGAATCTACTATTAATAGACTTAAAGATTTTTTTAAGAAAGATATGGGTTATTCTGATGAAAAAATACTTAAAACTTTCTATTCTAAGTCTTTTGAATTCTCTGGAGGAACTTTAAAAAAGCTTGCTCTTTTTAGAGAAAAGTATATTACAAAGAGTTTTTTAATTTGTTTTTCGCCTCTTAGTAACCTAGACTATAGGGTATATAGTGAAACATCTATTTTTATCCGTAGGTTTTCTAAGGAGAAGCCTGTACTATTAATTACCCCTAATTTAGATGAGATACTTCTTCTATCTGATGATATTTTAGCAATGAGGACTGGTGAGGTTATATTGCGACTTAAAAGGGAGCACATTAATAAAGGAAGATTAAAGGAGCTACTGTTTATATGA
- a CDS encoding ABC transporter permease → MRTIKKEYVFLIFSVSVLGIGYFFDGFFSFSYIKIILWNFILLLLIATGISGCAKSNSLNLGNEGQVYFGAFLAYIFCDLFGLTYFNFILIMILSSSLVGLIGLVPFYLTFFFKINGMLTGVLMSYGNQRLVDGFISNVLASNRFLSQTKSIDKIFTLDTSLPYLLLFGILVWGLYVFVHKKTIIGLKLEILGDRKLLGKFFGVNEFKYKLLTVFSSAFLNGLVGAIFLVFFKNYLFLGLTVGIGWNGFIIAVISGFNYMYVLFFSLFFSMLNEFNNYLKINYSFKYEFIGLCQAVSICISLFLMNSSRK, encoded by the coding sequence ATGAGGACAATTAAAAAAGAATATGTTTTTTTAATCTTTTCAGTTAGTGTGCTAGGCATCGGGTATTTTTTTGATGGGTTTTTTAGTTTTTCTTATATCAAGATAATATTGTGGAATTTTATCTTACTTTTACTAATTGCGACAGGAATTTCTGGTTGTGCTAAAAGTAATAGTTTAAATCTTGGAAATGAAGGTCAAGTTTATTTCGGAGCATTTTTAGCATATATATTTTGTGATTTATTTGGACTTACGTATTTTAATTTTATATTGATAATGATTTTAAGCTCTTCTTTAGTTGGATTAATAGGTCTTGTACCTTTTTACTTAACATTCTTTTTTAAAATAAATGGGATGCTTACGGGAGTTTTAATGTCCTATGGGAATCAACGGTTGGTAGATGGATTTATATCGAATGTTTTAGCTTCAAATAGATTTTTAAGTCAAACAAAAAGTATTGATAAGATATTTACTCTTGATACTTCTCTGCCATATTTACTATTATTTGGTATTTTGGTTTGGGGGCTTTATGTGTTTGTGCATAAGAAAACTATTATAGGATTAAAACTTGAGATATTGGGTGATAGAAAGTTGTTGGGTAAATTTTTTGGTGTTAATGAGTTTAAGTATAAGCTTTTGACTGTATTCTCTAGTGCTTTTTTGAATGGCCTTGTAGGCGCAATATTTTTAGTTTTTTTTAAAAATTATTTATTTTTGGGATTAACTGTAGGAATTGGCTGGAATGGGTTTATTATTGCTGTAATTTCGGGTTTTAATTATATGTATGTATTGTTTTTTAGTTTGTTTTTTTCAATGTTGAATGAATTTAATAACTATCTTAAAATAAATTATTCTTTCAAATATGAATTTATTGGGTTATGTCAAGCGGTTTCAATTTGTATCTCATTGTTTTTAATGAATTCGAGTAGAAAATAA
- a CDS encoding tetratricopeptide repeat protein, translating into MRQYTLILVLINIMIPIYATIPIEDKDRYEMDELYKESMLLKELKEYDKSKSLLIKIINKDAKQVDAYLLLSELGYLMGNWLEAIEQIKTYLGIIDFKDAKNYLDISWAYFLIGETSNSMDYIIKFIRENQNLLNTNIYILMDTILKKGFYHFIEDEDSMFNLIINTIFQIETNDDIIFTIFLNNLDIIKQLPFYQFNRIKIKDLDLQIRSLRTLKNSIHGIAKTSYFS; encoded by the coding sequence ATGAGACAATATACACTAATTCTAGTCTTGATAAATATCATGATTCCTATCTATGCGACAATACCCATAGAAGATAAAGACAGATACGAAATGGATGAACTTTACAAAGAATCAATGCTCTTAAAAGAGCTAAAAGAATACGATAAATCAAAATCATTATTAATAAAAATCATAAATAAAGATGCAAAACAAGTTGATGCATATTTACTGCTTTCAGAATTAGGATACTTAATGGGTAACTGGTTAGAAGCAATTGAACAGATTAAAACTTATTTAGGAATAATTGATTTTAAAGATGCAAAAAACTATCTTGATATTTCATGGGCATACTTTCTAATTGGAGAGACCAGTAACTCAATGGATTATATAATCAAATTTATTCGAGAGAACCAAAATCTATTAAATACTAATATATACATACTTATGGACACTATTTTAAAAAAGGGATTTTATCATTTTATAGAAGATGAAGATTCAATGTTTAATCTAATAATTAATACTATTTTTCAAATAGAAACAAATGACGATATCATATTTACAATTTTTCTAAACAACTTAGACATCATAAAACAACTTCCCTTTTATCAATTCAATAGAATAAAAATAAAAGATCTAGACTTACAAATCAGATCCTTAAGGACGCTTAAAAATTCAATACATGGTATTGCTAAAACCTCTTATTTTTCCTAA